A DNA window from Phragmites australis chromosome 11, lpPhrAust1.1, whole genome shotgun sequence contains the following coding sequences:
- the LOC133883909 gene encoding uncharacterized protein LOC133883909, with product MLNREDKTRMLPKSSSQKTLRAAMQEEREQATTRVTGRLISTDASLSNPSFRVYYGVASAGSVPFMWESAPGTPKNAISDTTLPPLTPPPSYYNNKAAKTKFTKSQSSKKLISSSKPATFVHSILPKLWRSHTMPSRSSSVAPPSKEGVQCNRRNRLPVSPRSSFSSTSRGDDEEDGAASSPTSTLCFRSRHSGGGTGRLHGLLASVIGGQGTAAS from the coding sequence ATGCTGAACAGGGAAGACAAGACGAGGATGCTCCCCAAGAGCTCGAGCCAGAAGACGCTTCGGGCCGCCATGCAGGAGGAGCGGGAGCAAGCGACCACCAGGGTAACCGGTCGCCTCATCTCAACGGACGCCTCCCTCTCCAACCCCTCCTTCCGCGTCTACTACGGCGTCGCCTCCGCCGGCTCCGTGCCCTTCATGTGGGAGTCGGCGCCGGGCACCCCCAAGAATGCCATCTCCGACACCACCCTCCCGCCGCTCACGCCGCCACCGTCCTACTACAATAACAAGGCCGCCAAGACCAAGTTCACCAAGTCCCAGTCCTCCAAGAAGCTTATCTCGTCATCGAAGCCGGCCACCTTCGTCCACAGCATCCTCCCCAAGCTATGGAGGAGCCACACCATGCCCTCCCGTTCGTCGTCGGTGGCGCCGCCGTCCAAGGAGGGGGTGCAGTGCAACCGGAGGAACAGGCTGCCGGTGAGCCCGCGGTCGTCGTTCTCGTCGACATCGAGGGGAGATGACGAGGAAGACGGTGCAGCATCGTCGCCCACGTCGACGCTGTGCTTCCGGTCCCGGCACTCTGGCGGGGGCACCGGGAGGCTGCATGGGCTTCTGGCGTCCGTGATCGGAGGACAAGGTACCGCCGCATCTTAA